Part of the Nitrospirota bacterium genome is shown below.
GGTTGGCAACATCCAAATGGAGACCCTGGCATGCGATTGTCTCTTGCATAGGAGACAATATGCCATATATGGATTTGGAAGTCCAGCAAAAAATGAAACCTTACTTTAGGCGGGGGAGACCTGAGTAGTTACTATTTTTTAATATAAGTTAGCGGGGTTAGGGGTAGTTTTTGGTGAAGATTGAGAAGACTGAAGTACGGATAACCTGTGAAAAAGCCTTGGAAGAAAGCGATGGCACAGCCGTTCTGGTTGGATTCGGGATTGTTAGGACTTAAAGTTTTGTCTGAAATATTCTGCGAGGGAGGTTTTGCTGATTTTGCCTTGGGCGACGCCCAGGACAGTTTTGACGAGGGCGGCATTTGTGACTTGAATATCGATGCCGCTAAGCTTCAGGAACACCAATGCTGCAGCAGTGCCAACACGCTTGTTGCCGTCCACAAATGGGTGGTTCTGTACAATATGAAAGAGGTACGCTGCGGCCATCTCGAAGAGATCGGCATGCAAATACTGACTGCCAAAGCCGGCCTGGGGTGTAGCGACAGCCGATTCCAGGAGAGAAAGATCACGGATGCCAGGGCTTCCACCATACCGTTTGATTTGATCGGCGTGGATTTGGAGAACTTCCTCAAGACTCAGAAAAAGCGGTTCCATTGGTCAGTCTGCGAGTTTTTTGAGAGCCCGGCCATAGCGTTTGTTGACATCAGACAGAACCGCGCGAAAGGCCTTCTGCTTCTTTTCATCCCGGACGGGGCTGATGATCAGGCACTTTCCGTCGGTGGTGACTGAAAGAGGGGTGTCATTATTAATTTCCAGAAGGTCGAGCACAGGCCGGTCGATCACCAGCGCCAGGCTGTTGCCATGTTTGGTCAAACGTTTGATCATAAGAAAACCTCCAGGGAGGATGAAGTAATGTATATCCATTGTAGTACCTCTTTTTCAAGAGGTCAAGAAAGAAACTTTATGGGTTCAGGAAAGAAAGTGCATGCCAGCCAGCAATTAAAGGTTTTAAAAGGGGGGAAGATTCAGTTAGATTTGAATGTCGCGGTCACCCCGGAGTTTACGCAATGGGTTCTGGGCTTCGGAGCGGGGGTAGAAGTCATCAAGCCTCTGGAAGATTATGGGAATTTATCAAAAAATAAATCCCCGTAAGATTTTTTCTAAAGAAAAAAAACAAGAATTTTTGACCTCGGATGTCAAAGGGGTGGAATAAAATAACCACAATTCTATTGTTTTTCTTTCAAGTAGAAAAGTATGGAGAGAAATAAATGACAAAAAAATATGAAATCCAACTTGAAATTTCAGGTCCTACTGCTATTTGGACAAGACCGGACTCTGGGGATTGCCCCGTGAGTTATCCGGCTCCTACGTACTCTGCGGTCAAAGGAATTTTCGAGGCAATTCTATTCATCCAAGCCGTGGAGATAGTGCCGTGCAAAGTCGAAATATGTGCGCCCATCGTATATCACACTTACAACACCAACTACGGTGGTCCACTCCGTAAGTCCGATCAGATCAACAAGGGCGCAAGCTACCAGCTATTATCCTCAGTGCTTGTCAACCCCTGTTATCGATTGTACGCAGTTGCTCAATCCAATGTGAAGACGAATGGCAGAGTTTCAGAAAAAACTTTGGCTTGGCTGAGTCGTACCACTTCTGCCCCTCACGCATATCAAGAAATGTTCAACAGAAGGCTAAAACGAGGGCAGAACCATTATATCCCCTGCTTGGGCTGGAAGGAATTTACGCCTGATTACGTCGGCGCATTCCGGCCCGAAACGCGGGTATACACGGATTTCAACATGACCTTGTCGAGCATGTTGCGGCAGGTGTTTCCGGATGGTTTGAGGTCCGAGGCGCGCTATGTCTTCGATCAAGACGTTGATATTCGAGGCGGTGAGTTGAAATATCATCCGGAGGTGGATCATGCTCAATGAACTTTATGATGCAGCTCGCAGTCTTGAAGCCGCCGGGATAAGCCCTCCGGACTGGCATAAGGAATATGTGCCAGTTCGTGCTCCTAAACTGGCATTCTTCGTCTATATTGACCAGCAGGGTGAAATCACGGCTATCGAGCGCGTCGGCGACAAAGCGGACGTTGCTGATCTCCGGACTTGGGAATCGAAAGGCGACTTAAGGCAGTCTTTCCCCTATTTCAACATCCCTCCCCTGCTATGGATTGAATTCGATCCAGAACAGAATGAGGACGATAAATCTATAAAGAAGGCACTGAAAGCGAACAAGCTGACTAGAGAACAACTTGTTCAACTCTTAGAGAAAACTAGAAACGACGAGCCGACAAAAAAATGGCAAGAGAATTTCCGCAATAAAATAGGGAAATGTTTAGACAAGGGCAGGGTCTTGAAGAGTGTGCTTGGGGAAGCGCCCCAAATGTATCAATCTATCATCGAGTTGATTGATCGTTTGGAAAACACATCGGCAGAAGATCTCTACAATAAACTTTTCAAAACCTTGAAGGACAAGATGTTGACCCAGCCGAAAGCGGCAGGGAAATATTTTGATGGTTTATTTTCTTGGAGTGAAGAAGGTCCCGGCAACGACGTTACGCTCTTTCTTGAATTAGTTGATGGTGCATCTCGTTTCGAATACCCGGTAAAAAATAAAAGCGTCAGAGACTGGATCAACGATAGACTCCTTTCCCAAGTTGAAAACAGGGGTGCCTCGTCTCCGACACTCGATATTTTCGGAAACCACAGCGTAGGATGGGAATTAACCTTCGATGATGTCCGCATGAAGAATACGCTGGGAATTGTAAAGCTGCGAGCAATGGCATCTGCGGCTGTGTGCCAGTATCGCTACGGCAAGGCTGATGCAGAATCCTGCCGGGTAGGCCAAGAGAGCCGCAGAAAGATGAAAGGGGCCCTTGAATGGCTAACCGACCCATCCCATAAAGGCAAGACGTGGGATACTGTGGCGCGTGCAGCGGACAACAAAGAAATCCTCCTATCGTACCCATCAATGTTACCGCCAGAACCGCCAGACATAGCCATCATGTTCGGCGGCGCGTTGGAAAGTGATACTGACAATACAGGACGATTTGAGAATTGCGCTCAAAATGTTACAGGCTCCCTGCGTGGACTCATGGCAAAGAACCCGAATTTGGATATTCGGGTGTTTGTCCTGCGAAAGATGGACACTGCCCGCACGCGAGTGTCCAACCACCGCCGCTATAGCGCGCAACACCTGATCGACTCCGCAAAGAATTGGCAGATGGGCTGTCGCAATCTCCCCCGTATCTTGATCAAACAGTTCGTCCATGGGGGGGGGCGACCAGAGTGGCGGGAAGCTCAAACACCCTTTCCCATGGAGGTGGTCTGGATGCTCAATACCTTTTGGTCGCGTGGCATGAAGGGAACAACAAAGGGAAAAGGCCAGCCGCAATGGTCACCCATAGCAGTTAAAGATATTGCCGCTGAGGATGGCATTAGCCTGCTCCTGGAAGAAGGAGTTTTTCTCCAGCCGATCCTTCACCACGCTTTATATGGTGCTACTCGTAATGGCGTTGGCTTGGTGTTGGCGCTTGGGCAGGCGCACGCACAAGACCAAGTCTTTACTACTGATAAGAACTACGCGCGGCAGGCAGTGATTCTGCCAAGCCTTCTTGGAATTTTACTCTTCAAGATAAATATCACAAAGGAGGATTATATGAAGTCTCCACCCTATTTGATTGGCAGGTTACTGAGCCTCGCCGACCAGTTGCATTACCACTATTGTCAGCATGTGCGGAAGAATAGTATACCCCCTCAACTGATGGGCAATGCGCTGATGCCGACCGCTTTGGAAGAGCCGGTCAAGGCGCTCGCCCTCTATTCGAACAGGATATTGCCGTATCAGGCGTGGGCCAAGACAGTTTCCGGAGATCCGGTAGGGTTGGCTCGTTACTTCCTTTCAGAGTTAGGAAAAACCTGTTCCGAGGTATCGCTGAGTAAAATTTCGGAACGCTGCACTGACGCGGACAAGGCGCAGATGCTGATTGGTTATCTGGCACGCACCGAAAAAACTGACTCTGAAACTAAACAAAAAGGAGAGTGAACATGAACACTGAGATCAAGCGCGCCACCGGTCTGTTGATTATCGAGGTTATCAATTCCAACCCAAACGGAGATCCTGACCGTGAGAGCGATCCGCGTCAGCGGCCCGATGGCAGAGGCGAAATTTCACCGGTTTCCTTCAAACGTAAGTTGCGCGACCTTGCTGAGGACAAGGAAGGCCCAGTCTGGCAGCAACTCAGCCAACAAATGAAACTGGACCAAAAGGAATTTGTCATCCTGGAGTCCCGCGATACAAAAAAAGGGGATTACAAGGGGGCAATAAAAAAAGAACTTGAAGATGGGGCTTCAGCATTCAAACAAAAATATTGGGATGGCCGCATCTTTGGAAATACCTTTCTCGAAGAAGCGATGGACAAAGGGACGATCAAGACCGGCGTTGTTCAATTCGGTCTCGGTCTGTCGATTTCCCCTATCGAGATTGAGCGCCACACCAACACAAATAAAGCAGGTGTTGAGGAGGGGAAAACCGCCGGTATGGCCCCTATGGGGTATCGCTTTGTCCAGCACGGCATTTATTGCATGCCCTTCTTTGTTAATCCCAGCATGGCACACAAGTCTGGTTGCACGGCGGTTGATATCGATCTCCTCAAGAAGCTAATTCCTCATGCTTATGCCCATACCCGCTCGCATGCCCGCCCCTTCGTCGATCTCCGTCACGCTTGGTATTGCGAACACAACAATCCGCTCGGGTCATGCTCCGACTTTGCGCTCATTGATGCTCTCAGACCGAAAAAGAAGGATGATCCCAGCACATCGTCGAAGTCTTGGGATGACTACGATGCTCCTGCTGAACTACCAGCGGACCTTGCGTCAAAAGTGGTCTGTATTGATCTTGTCGGGAGGTAAATGAGCTATCTTGCCCACAGCGCCAGACCGGATCAAAGTATTCCGGCGCAGGGGTACGGCGAGCACATCCGCGCCAGCCGTGACAGCGCACTCCTACATGCCGAAAAATGCGGGCGTTATTCAAAGCGCTTCGGTGAGATGCTGGTTGCAACGGCAACGCTTGCGGGGGAGTTCCATGACTTCGGAAAACTGGACGATGCCAACCAAAAGGTGCTTGCTGGAACCGGCGGCGGTAAGTTGCCGGTTCCTCATGTGGACGCTGGTGCGGCGCATCTGTTAAATAAAGGCGATCAGGCAAGTAAGTACGCGGCTCTTATTTGTTACGCTCACCACCGTGGTCTCCCATCTCTTCCCGAAGAAATCAATAGGTCACAACATTGGATGCGAGATGGCTCGCCGGAGTGGCGGGCATACGCCAACGCCCATCTCGCCGAATATCTACGGAGACATCGTGATTGTGTTGAGGAGGCTAATTCACTATTGCCACCTTCTCTCGAAACCAATCAACTTCAAGTCCTCTGGCGGCTTGCTCTTTCCTGCCAAGCCGACGCAGACCATGGTGATACCGCGCGCCATTACGGAAAGGCCCCCTTAAATACCCCGCCACTACTCAGAGCAAAAGAACGGCTTGCGGTGCTTGATTCCTATGTTGCGGAATTGCGTAATCGGGGTCGTGACGCTCCCCGCACGGAGTTGCGCCAGGCAATTTACCAAGCATGTAAAAGTGCGAGCACGCAGCCTCATCTTTACGCATGTGATGCGCCGGTAGGTTCCGGCAAGACCACGGCGGTGATGGCGCATCTGCTCAAGGCCGCCTCCGATAAAAATTTGCGCCGGATATTCGTCGTATTACCGTATACCAATATTATTACCCAGGCTGTTGAAGTTTACCGTGAGGCGTTGGCGCTGAAGGGTGAAAACCCGGAAGAAGTTGTTGCTGAGCACCATCACAAGGCTGATTATGCCACACCCGAAAGTCGTCGATTCACAATGTTGTGGCATGCGCCCATTGTCGTAACTACTGCTGTCCAGTTCTTCGAAACCCTTGCCTCGAACATGCCGGCCGATCTTCGTAAGCTACATCGATTACCCGGATCGGCAGTCTTTCTCGACGAAGCTCACGCGGCATTACCCGCATATTTGTGGCCACAGGCATGGTTATGGCTAAACGAACTGTCTGAGCATTGGGGATGCCACTTTGTTTTTGCCTCCGGGTCGCTTACTCGATTCTGGGAATTGCCTGATTTTCACCCACAGACGAATTCGCAGCAATCCAGTTTACACGTGCTACCGGAACTGGTTACCCAAGCCCCACGGACACAGGCGTTTGACCGGGAACAAAAGCGTGTAATTTACAGGCCAAAGCCCAAGCCTTTCGATTTAGACGGTTTGGTGAAATGGGTTGGCCAACATCCAGGGCCAAGGTTACTTATAATGAACACGGTCCAATCAACTGCTGTGGTCGCTAGGGAAATGGCGAAGCGCTACGGCTGCGGGAAGGTCGAGCACCTATCCACGGCTTTGACGCCTGCAGACCGCGAAATTACTCTGAACCACGTCAAACAACGCCTTATCAGCAGTTCCGACCCTGACTGGACATTAGTCGCGACTTCATGCGTGGAAGCTGGAGTGGATTTCTCGTTTCGCGTAGGCTTTCGTGAGCGGGCAAGTTTGATGAGTCTCATACAGCTTGGAGGGCGAGTCAATCGAGGCCATGAAGAGGATCGAGCAACGGTTTGGGATTTTCAGATCATCCCCGATGCCTTGCTTCGTCTTCATCCAAAGTTCAGAACGGCGGCTCGCGTGTTAGGGGAACTCTTCGAAGAGGGCAAAGTCGCGCCGGAGTTCTGTATGGAAGCCCTGAAGCGGGAGATTCGCTGGGACAATACGATAAGTGATGAGCTCTTACGAGCCGAAAGTGCCGGCGATGCTAGGAATGCCGACTTTCCGAAGGTAGCAGAACTATTCAAGGTGATAGATAGCAATACCGTAACTGTCGTCGTCGCTAGCAAACTGCAAGAACAGTTGCGGCAGGGAAAATGGTGCGGGAAGGATGAACTACAAAAACATAGTGTTCAGATCTGGGGTTGGCGGGTGGAAGATCTCCGCCTGGAGGAATTCATGAGATCCCCTCGCGTTTACGGATGGCAGTTACCGTACGACAGCTTTCTCGGCTACATGGCGGGGCTGCTCCCCGATATAGAGTTTGTGAGTGGCAAGCCAACGGTGATTTAGCATGGATGAGGCAACTATCCCCATTTCCGCCCTGAATCAATACACATACTGCTCTCGCCGTTGTGCGCTTATTCATGTAGAGCAGACGTTTGAGGAGAATATTTATACCATGCGGGGTCGTGACTTGCATGAGCGGACGGACACCCCGGAAGAAAGTGGATGGGAAGATGGAATCCGGATTGAGCGGGCACTTCCTCTCTGGAATAATCGTTTGGGTTTGATTGGCAAAGCAGATGTGGTTGAATTCCACGGTGAAACTCCCTATCCGGTGGAATATAAACACGGGCGTTTACACAAGTATGAAAATGATGATCTCCAACTCTGTGCCCAGGCATTATGTCTGGAGGAAATGACCGGTCAGCCTGTTCCCCGTGGAGCTATCTTTCACCATAGTTCCCGCAGTCGGCGTGAAGTGGCATTTGACCATGAGCTTCATAATCTCGTTGAAATTACAATTAAAGCAATCAGGGGAATGTTTTCATCAAAAACAATCCCTCCGCCAGTAAATGATGCTCGTTGCCGGAATTGCTCTCTCCAAGAGGCCTGTATGCCTTCCGCGATTGCAGAACAAAAGCGAACCCGTTTACTACATGAAAACTTATTCCGGGTGATAGACCCATAAAGCCAGGTTTAATTTATGGTAATGGAACAAAAATGCATCAACTGTTGAACACTTTATATATTACCACTGAAGGGGCGTATCTCCATTTAGATCATGATACCCTTAAGGTGGAGGTCGAAAAAGAAACAAAACTCCAGGTGCCGATTCATCATTTGGGAGGCGTTGTCTGTTTTGGAAATGTGATGGTGAGCCCATTTGCGATGCACCGATGTGCTGAAGACGGCCGCTTTATGGTGTTACTTGATCGCAATGGCCGGTTTAAAGCTCGTGTTGAAGGTCCTGTTTCGGGGAATGTCCTTTTAAGGAAGGCTCAACATGAAGCCATGACCAATAATCAAATAACAATTTCCATTGCTAAAAATATTGTGGCTGGCAAGATTCAAAATACCCGGCAGGTTATTCTTCGAGGTGCCCGGGACACCGATGATCAGCAAGATGTTTTGACATTAAAAGCCACAGCCGAGTCTCTTGGAGGCGCTTTGTCAAGACTTTCAAATTGCGAGGACCTTGATCAAATTCGGGGTGTTGAGGGGGAATCAGCCCGAACTTATTTTGGATCATTTGACAAGCTGGTTCGAGAAGACCGTGAATCATTTAAGCTGAACGGGCGAACCCGTCGTCCTCCATTGGACAGGATGAACGCCCTTATTTCATTTATATACGCATTGTTAATGAACGATTGCGTGGCGGCGGCGGAGGGAGTTGGATTAGACCCGCAGATGGGATTTTTGCATGCCCTCCGGCCAGGCCGTGCGGCATTGGCGCTCGATTTAATGGAAGAGTTTCGCTCTATCCTGGCAGATCGTTTGGCATTAACTCTCGTAAACCGCAGGCAGATCAATAAAAATTGTTTTATTGAAAGACCTGGCGGAGCGATTCATTTAAATGACGAAGGGAGAAAAGAGGTGGTCATTGCTTATCAAAAACGGAAACAGGAAGAAATTCTCCATCCTTTCCTGGAACAAAAAATGCCGATTGGTTTGATTCCACATGTTCAAGCGCGCTTGCTTGCCCGAACATTGCGTGGGGATATGGAAGAATATATTCCTTTTTTGTACCGGTGAGATCAGATGCATATTTTAATTACGTATGATGTTTCTACAGAGACCTCCTTTGGAGGCAGGCGCTTACGGATGGTTGCTCAGACTTGTAAAAACTTTGGTCAGCGGGTACAGAAATCTGTTTTTGAGTGCACAGTAAACCCCATGCAATATGAAGAATTGGTTCGAAAGTTATCGGACATTATTGAAGCAAAAGAAGATAGTCTTAGAATTTACCGGCTACCGGAACCAAAAGACAAATACATTAAATCCTTTGGGATTAATAAAACAATAGATTTCGATGGGCCTTTATTGGCATAAGCGCGGATATCCAGTGATAGAAAAATGCCGGGGGGTTCGCTAACTCTTTAAATCATTGAAAAACAATGGAAAAGAAGGAAAAACTAACCGGGTATGTTAAGATGAAGTCTGCAAATAAGAAATGTTCGCAAGTTTTTACTGATAACCTATTAAAAATAAAAGTGTTTTTAGATGTACTGTAGCACCCGTCCTTCGGGGCGGGTGAGGATTGAAACAAGTTCTTCCTGAGATTCAATTAGCAGCGCCAGCGTAGCACCCGTCCTTCGGGGCGGGTGAGGATTGAAACGAATGATAAGCGAACTCGGCGGAAGAATAGGCGGCGTAGCACCCGTCCTTCGGGGCGGGTGAGGATTGAAACTATTGGCTAATTTGGCTGAAATCTATTATAATCTCGTAGCACCCGTCCTTCGGGGCGGGTGAGGATTGAAACTGATTAACTGTTTAAGATCTTGTTTAAACCGTTTGTAGCACCCGTCCTTCGGGGCGGGTGAGGATTGAAACAATTTAGACATGAATTTTATCTATCCATTGCCCTGGTAGCACCCGTCCTTCGGGGCGGGTGAGGATTGAAACTAGATTTGGCATTTGTATTTAAATCTAATTCAGAGGTAGCACCCGTCCTTCGGGGCGGGTGAGGATTGAAACACCAAATACCAGGAGATTCTAAGGTCACTTTTTTGTAGCACCCGTCCTTCGGGGCGGGTGAGGATTGAAACCTATTTCTAACCCTGGTTTGTAAGTTGAATACATGGTAGCACCCGTCCTTCGGGGCGGGTGAGGATTGAAACAAGTGAAAGAACAGGAATAAAGGATTCTACTTTAGTAGCACCCGTCCTTCGGGGCGGGTGAGGATTGAAACTTTCAAACCGCGTGATCTATTGCTCTCTGTGCGTGTAGCACCCGTCCTTCGGGGCGGGTGAGGATTGAAACTTAATTTCCCTTCCTTTTTTGATTTCTTATTCTGGAGTAGCACCCGTCCTTCGGGGCGGGTGAGGATTGAAACCAGGCGGATTTATCCCTATCGGAGATAGACTTTCCGTAGCACCCGTCCTTCGGGGCGGGTGAGGATTGAAACGTCCAGCGCTGAGCTTGGTCACTGCTTTTGCGTCTGGTAGCACCCGTCCTTCGGGGCGGGTGAGGATTGAAACCACGTAATGGAGCTTTTGAATTCATCCCCGCAAAAAGTAGCACCCGTCCTTCGGGGCGGGTGAGGATTGAAACAAAAATATTGGAGTATATCCAGCGGTGGGACTTTTGTAGCACCCGTCCTTCGGGGCGGGTGAGGATTGAAACCGTCTGCTGATATAGCCAGGCAGTCGAAGGTCGGGTAGCACCCGTCCTTCGGGGCGGGTGAGGATTGAAACATTTCGCCCGCATCTACCTGGGCGCGCAGGGCTCGGTAGCACCCGTCCTTCGGGGCGGGTGAGGATTGAAACGATTGCAAAGCACCGGTTTGAGTTTGATAATGATGTAGCACCCGTCCTTCGGGGCGGGTGAGGATTGAAACGTGGTCGATGTCGTTGTCGATGTCGAGATCGTTGGTAGCACCCGTCCTTCGGGGCGGGTGAGGATTGAAACTTTCAGTTGCTTCATTCCAGCTTTTAATGGGTCTGATAAGATCGGAGAATATTACGGAGGTGGGAAAAATTGTCATTGGAGATCGCCGCATACTTTGAACCGCAAAAATATTCAGACGTTCCGAATTCGGTCTG
Proteins encoded:
- a CDS encoding DEAD/DEAH box helicase, with translation MSYLAHSARPDQSIPAQGYGEHIRASRDSALLHAEKCGRYSKRFGEMLVATATLAGEFHDFGKLDDANQKVLAGTGGGKLPVPHVDAGAAHLLNKGDQASKYAALICYAHHRGLPSLPEEINRSQHWMRDGSPEWRAYANAHLAEYLRRHRDCVEEANSLLPPSLETNQLQVLWRLALSCQADADHGDTARHYGKAPLNTPPLLRAKERLAVLDSYVAELRNRGRDAPRTELRQAIYQACKSASTQPHLYACDAPVGSGKTTAVMAHLLKAASDKNLRRIFVVLPYTNIITQAVEVYREALALKGENPEEVVAEHHHKADYATPESRRFTMLWHAPIVVTTAVQFFETLASNMPADLRKLHRLPGSAVFLDEAHAALPAYLWPQAWLWLNELSEHWGCHFVFASGSLTRFWELPDFHPQTNSQQSSLHVLPELVTQAPRTQAFDREQKRVIYRPKPKPFDLDGLVKWVGQHPGPRLLIMNTVQSTAVVAREMAKRYGCGKVEHLSTALTPADREITLNHVKQRLISSSDPDWTLVATSCVEAGVDFSFRVGFRERASLMSLIQLGGRVNRGHEEDRATVWDFQIIPDALLRLHPKFRTAARVLGELFEEGKVAPEFCMEALKREIRWDNTISDELLRAESAGDARNADFPKVAELFKVIDSNTVTVVVASKLQEQLRQGKWCGKDELQKHSVQIWGWRVEDLRLEEFMRSPRVYGWQLPYDSFLGYMAGLLPDIEFVSGKPTVI
- the cas5 gene encoding CRISPR-associated protein Cas5; the encoded protein is MTKKYEIQLEISGPTAIWTRPDSGDCPVSYPAPTYSAVKGIFEAILFIQAVEIVPCKVEICAPIVYHTYNTNYGGPLRKSDQINKGASYQLLSSVLVNPCYRLYAVAQSNVKTNGRVSEKTLAWLSRTTSAPHAYQEMFNRRLKRGQNHYIPCLGWKEFTPDYVGAFRPETRVYTDFNMTLSSMLRQVFPDGLRSEARYVFDQDVDIRGGELKYHPEVDHAQ
- a CDS encoding type II toxin-antitoxin system death-on-curing family toxin, which produces MEPLFLSLEEVLQIHADQIKRYGGSPGIRDLSLLESAVATPQAGFGSQYLHADLFEMAAAYLFHIVQNHPFVDGNKRVGTAAALVFLKLSGIDIQVTNAALVKTVLGVAQGKISKTSLAEYFRQNFKS
- the cas4 gene encoding CRISPR-associated protein Cas4, coding for MDEATIPISALNQYTYCSRRCALIHVEQTFEENIYTMRGRDLHERTDTPEESGWEDGIRIERALPLWNNRLGLIGKADVVEFHGETPYPVEYKHGRLHKYENDDLQLCAQALCLEEMTGQPVPRGAIFHHSSRSRREVAFDHELHNLVEITIKAIRGMFSSKTIPPPVNDARCRNCSLQEACMPSAIAEQKRTRLLHENLFRVIDP
- a CDS encoding type I CRISPR-associated protein Cas7 — its product is MNTEIKRATGLLIIEVINSNPNGDPDRESDPRQRPDGRGEISPVSFKRKLRDLAEDKEGPVWQQLSQQMKLDQKEFVILESRDTKKGDYKGAIKKELEDGASAFKQKYWDGRIFGNTFLEEAMDKGTIKTGVVQFGLGLSISPIEIERHTNTNKAGVEEGKTAGMAPMGYRFVQHGIYCMPFFVNPSMAHKSGCTAVDIDLLKKLIPHAYAHTRSHARPFVDLRHAWYCEHNNPLGSCSDFALIDALRPKKKDDPSTSSKSWDDYDAPAELPADLASKVVCIDLVGR
- a CDS encoding AbrB/MazE/SpoVT family DNA-binding domain-containing protein, giving the protein MIKRLTKHGNSLALVIDRPVLDLLEINNDTPLSVTTDGKCLIISPVRDEKKQKAFRAVLSDVNKRYGRALKKLAD
- a CDS encoding WYL domain-containing protein; translation: MFGQTFDHKKTSREDEVMYIHCSTSFSRGQERNFMGSGKKVHASQQLKVLKGGKIQLDLNVAVTPEFTQWVLGFGAGVEVIKPLEDYGNLSKNKSP
- the cas1c gene encoding type I-C CRISPR-associated endonuclease Cas1, with the translated sequence MHQLLNTLYITTEGAYLHLDHDTLKVEVEKETKLQVPIHHLGGVVCFGNVMVSPFAMHRCAEDGRFMVLLDRNGRFKARVEGPVSGNVLLRKAQHEAMTNNQITISIAKNIVAGKIQNTRQVILRGARDTDDQQDVLTLKATAESLGGALSRLSNCEDLDQIRGVEGESARTYFGSFDKLVREDRESFKLNGRTRRPPLDRMNALISFIYALLMNDCVAAAEGVGLDPQMGFLHALRPGRAALALDLMEEFRSILADRLALTLVNRRQINKNCFIERPGGAIHLNDEGRKEVVIAYQKRKQEEILHPFLEQKMPIGLIPHVQARLLARTLRGDMEEYIPFLYR
- the cas2 gene encoding CRISPR-associated endonuclease Cas2, with protein sequence MHILITYDVSTETSFGGRRLRMVAQTCKNFGQRVQKSVFECTVNPMQYEELVRKLSDIIEAKEDSLRIYRLPEPKDKYIKSFGINKTIDFDGPLLA